One Phycisphaerae bacterium RAS2 DNA window includes the following coding sequences:
- the smc_3 gene encoding Chromosome partition protein Smc produces the protein MILKRLTATGFKSFADKTEFDFGGGITGIVGPNGCGKSNVVDAIKWVLGEQSAKSLRGKQMMDVIFNGSGTRKSLGMAQVDLTFDNSDGRLPTDQTEVTVSRRLYRSGESEYLLNKQVCRLKDIRELFLDTGIGVDAYSVIEQGRVDVLLQANPTERRLIFEEAAGISKYKVRKKEAQRRLERVNQNLLRVQDIVEEVEKRLRSVKLAAGKARNYQAYVQELRELRSRYALAEYHRLREGRDAAERESTELSDRATQLRTDLSNNEARSSEANVGIVDLERAISLTENRLLTATSQITAQEERIAAAERRIADQKELLARSQERLGGFDGQVASLDGRLAEQDAIIKRIEAELAAVHGELSRLADKDRTCAHETNETSTRLEDEKAGIIDLLRRTSQLHNEIQGLDLQHGSLARQKSQLDERDAAIATELAEAMGRQQSHRARLGEIDVLIADQSTKLNETKEKADVAASHRVQLIDQLAAAKEYRSGLESRRQLLAEQDRKHEGLLAGAREILERRDGDESGRTFNYVRGAVGELFEADVAHAGLVEAVLGNYEKYLVVAQRESLLADRDTLADLSGPVRAFSLDCVPPLVNGPDLSNQEGFVARLIDWVRFPEDCAQLARYLLGRTYVVESIDAARRLAAMDPAGARFVTVEGIVWEPDGRVGIGPLGAGSGLISRRSELRELAKELASVEERIASLSEQLRTSESEVSHLEQVQQSLRTAIYEANTQRVESAANLATVDETVRQLSDERPLIAREVAVLVDQLGEMRTRQEASRQSLTQLETRSSESERMVEQLTAALAELQTRRQQIGEAITSAKVRSGELTQQRAAANESARELQSARVQLLTERDQAARDVVEAQERIEQSQGQMAAAKQALDEHRTQHAALSREAAELRTNRDNLRSEVEQLAIDARRLRSELEAVEAQLHERQLKLQELRVRLEDLVGRIQEELHVDLEAQYAGYAPQDDEDWPAVEAKIEELRQKIERLGSVNLDAIDEQGQLETRLEFLTGQLTDLRTSEKQLLELIDRLNVESQQRFIDTFKGVAEHFSALFKKLFGGGKAELLLMDEADVLECGIEIVARPPGKEPQSISLLSGGEKTMTAIALLMAVFRHRPSPFVLLDEVDAALDEANNVRFNHVVEEFSKISQFIVITHSKRTMSIADTMYGVTMQEAGVSKRVSVRFDDEQQKASA, from the coding sequence ATGATTCTCAAGCGACTCACGGCGACGGGCTTCAAGAGCTTCGCGGACAAGACCGAATTCGATTTCGGCGGCGGCATCACCGGCATCGTCGGCCCGAACGGCTGCGGCAAGTCAAACGTCGTCGACGCCATCAAGTGGGTCCTCGGCGAGCAATCCGCCAAGAGCCTGCGCGGCAAGCAGATGATGGACGTCATCTTCAACGGCTCGGGCACGCGCAAGAGCCTCGGCATGGCCCAGGTCGATCTCACGTTTGATAATTCCGACGGCCGCCTCCCGACCGACCAGACCGAGGTGACGGTCTCGCGCCGGCTGTATCGCAGCGGCGAGAGCGAGTACCTGTTGAACAAGCAGGTGTGCCGGTTGAAGGACATCCGCGAACTGTTTCTCGACACGGGCATCGGCGTCGATGCGTACAGCGTGATCGAGCAGGGCCGCGTCGATGTGCTGCTTCAGGCCAATCCGACCGAGCGGCGGCTGATCTTCGAAGAGGCCGCGGGCATCAGCAAGTACAAGGTGCGCAAGAAAGAGGCGCAGCGCCGGCTGGAGCGCGTCAATCAGAACCTGCTTCGCGTGCAGGACATCGTCGAAGAAGTTGAAAAGCGTCTGCGCAGCGTGAAGCTGGCCGCGGGCAAAGCGCGAAACTATCAGGCCTATGTTCAGGAGCTGCGCGAACTGCGCAGTCGCTACGCGCTGGCGGAGTATCACCGCCTACGCGAGGGGCGCGACGCGGCCGAACGTGAATCGACCGAGCTTTCCGACCGCGCAACGCAGTTGCGGACCGACTTATCGAACAACGAGGCGCGCAGCAGCGAGGCCAACGTCGGCATCGTCGATCTCGAACGGGCCATTTCGCTCACCGAAAACCGCCTGCTGACCGCCACGTCGCAGATCACCGCGCAGGAAGAGCGCATCGCGGCGGCCGAGCGGCGCATCGCCGACCAGAAGGAGCTGCTCGCGCGATCGCAGGAACGACTTGGCGGATTCGACGGACAGGTGGCGTCACTGGATGGCCGGCTCGCCGAGCAAGACGCAATCATCAAGCGAATCGAGGCGGAACTGGCGGCCGTTCACGGAGAACTGTCGCGCCTCGCCGATAAGGACCGCACCTGCGCCCACGAGACCAACGAAACGAGCACACGGCTGGAGGACGAGAAGGCCGGCATCATCGACCTGCTGCGCCGCACGAGCCAGTTGCACAACGAGATTCAGGGGCTGGACCTGCAGCACGGTTCGCTCGCCCGGCAGAAGTCGCAGCTTGACGAGCGCGACGCGGCGATTGCCACCGAGCTGGCCGAGGCGATGGGACGCCAGCAATCGCATCGCGCGCGGCTCGGCGAGATCGACGTTTTGATCGCTGACCAGTCGACCAAGCTGAACGAGACGAAGGAAAAGGCCGACGTCGCGGCGAGCCACCGCGTGCAACTGATCGACCAGCTCGCGGCGGCGAAAGAATACCGCAGCGGCCTGGAGAGCCGGCGGCAGTTACTCGCCGAGCAGGATCGCAAACACGAGGGTCTGCTCGCCGGCGCGCGGGAGATTCTCGAACGGCGCGACGGCGATGAATCGGGCCGCACGTTCAACTACGTTCGCGGCGCGGTCGGCGAATTGTTCGAGGCCGACGTGGCCCACGCCGGGCTGGTCGAGGCGGTCCTCGGCAACTACGAAAAATACCTGGTCGTCGCGCAGCGTGAATCGTTGCTGGCCGACCGCGACACGCTGGCCGACCTGTCCGGGCCGGTGCGGGCGTTCTCCCTGGACTGCGTGCCGCCGCTGGTGAACGGACCCGACCTGTCAAACCAGGAGGGCTTCGTCGCGAGGCTGATTGATTGGGTGCGCTTCCCGGAAGACTGCGCCCAACTGGCGCGATACCTGCTGGGCCGAACGTATGTCGTGGAGAGCATCGACGCGGCGCGGCGACTCGCAGCAATGGACCCGGCCGGCGCGCGTTTCGTCACGGTCGAGGGCATCGTCTGGGAGCCGGACGGCCGCGTGGGGATCGGCCCGCTCGGCGCGGGGTCGGGCCTCATCAGCCGCCGCAGCGAATTGCGCGAGCTGGCCAAGGAACTGGCGAGCGTCGAGGAGCGCATCGCGTCGCTCTCGGAGCAGTTGCGTACCAGCGAGAGCGAAGTCAGCCATCTCGAACAGGTGCAACAAAGCCTGCGCACAGCCATTTACGAGGCCAACACGCAGCGCGTTGAGTCTGCCGCGAACCTCGCGACGGTGGACGAGACGGTGCGGCAATTGTCGGACGAGCGGCCGCTGATCGCGCGCGAAGTGGCGGTGCTGGTCGATCAACTCGGCGAGATGCGAACACGGCAGGAGGCCAGCCGCCAATCGCTGACGCAGCTTGAAACGCGCAGCAGCGAAAGCGAGCGGATGGTCGAGCAATTGACCGCGGCCCTGGCGGAGTTGCAGACGCGAAGGCAGCAGATCGGCGAAGCGATCACGTCGGCCAAGGTGCGAAGCGGCGAACTGACCCAGCAACGCGCTGCGGCGAATGAAAGCGCGCGGGAGCTGCAATCGGCGCGCGTGCAGTTGCTGACCGAGCGCGACCAGGCCGCGCGTGACGTGGTGGAGGCGCAGGAGCGGATTGAACAATCGCAGGGTCAAATGGCCGCTGCGAAACAGGCGCTGGACGAACACCGCACGCAACACGCGGCGCTCTCGCGCGAGGCCGCCGAACTTCGAACAAACCGCGACAACCTGCGCAGCGAGGTCGAGCAACTGGCCATCGACGCACGCCGCCTGCGAAGCGAACTGGAAGCCGTCGAAGCCCAGTTGCACGAGCGGCAACTGAAACTGCAGGAACTCCGTGTTCGCCTGGAGGATCTCGTCGGCCGCATTCAGGAAGAATTGCACGTCGATCTCGAAGCCCAGTACGCAGGCTACGCCCCGCAGGACGACGAAGACTGGCCCGCGGTCGAAGCGAAAATCGAGGAGCTGCGGCAGAAAATCGAACGCCTCGGCAGCGTCAATCTCGACGCAATCGACGAACAGGGTCAGCTCGAGACGCGCCTGGAGTTTCTCACCGGCCAACTGACTGACCTGCGCACAAGCGAGAAGCAACTGCTCGAACTGATCGACCGGCTGAACGTCGAGTCGCAGCAGCGGTTCATCGACACGTTCAAGGGCGTTGCCGAACATTTCAGCGCGCTGTTTAAGAAGCTCTTCGGCGGCGGCAAGGCCGAACTGCTGCTCATGGACGAAGCCGACGTGCTGGAGTGCGGCATCGAAATCGTCGCGCGCCCACCGGGCAAGGAGCCGCAGAGCATCAGCCTGCTTTCCGGCGGCGAGAAGACCATGACCGCCATCGCCCTGCTGATGGCCGTGTTCCGCCATCGTCCGTCGCCGTTCGTCCTGCTCGACGAAGTCGACGCGGCGCTAGACGAGGCGAACAACGTGCGCTTCAACCACGTCGTGGAAGAGTTCTCGAAGATCTCGCAGTTCATCGTCATCACGCACTCCAAGCGCACGATGAGCATCGCCGATACCATGTACGGCGTCACGATGCAGGAGGCGGGCGTCTCCAAGCGCGTCAGTGTCCGCTTCGACGACGAGCAGCAGAAGGCGTCGGCCTGA
- the clcA gene encoding H(+)/Cl(-) exchange transporter ClcA, with the protein MGRMPVPRFASTWSRIQQPLPKPAARWSRLFGLGVLVGVLGGLAAAAFEWSLHQATHFLIGRVTHLGSPDILRFDWRVLVLPAVGGMISGLLVKWFCPQSARGHGTDALIRAFHHRQGALPLRGPAVKAVANVAVLSCGGSTGPEGPNAALGASIGSAVGGVFRLAPRERRAMLIAGCAAAVGAIFRCPLGGALFATSVLYQEEEFESDAIVPSFVASVLGYSVFMTLWGGLGQPEYLIRGADQLAFGSIYDLFAYAVLGPLCGLGAILFTRALRLVEDGVMPRTKIPIWIAPAVGGLATGAIACVFPQVMDGRYAFIQGAVDGLTRPGVSPGAWAGLLALIVVFKCLATATTVGSGGSGGALGPSVFLGGVIGAFLGAMIDAVYPGMMGPNSGLRPALIAVGMGGVLAATMRTPLASIVMVTEMTGSFGLIVPLMLVCVSAYVIGRKWGLSREQVRTSVQSPAHAGDALVRLLESWRVDDIMDRVWPETIAPTATLRALVSKLTPGTRPVFAVAESGQLLGLISTTDILRIMNEPSLAEAVIASDMMTRRLATVQPDDDVYSSLDAFRGSDHDVLPVLSAAPEGRWVGMLSRRRVLDAVRDHMADVQRLMIREHAGLRTMEEDARLEQLGLGIAPARSDLVQRLPVPTDVVGRSLREADFRRTHGAQVIAIEHSDGSLQCPPSLDAPLRADQRLLVVAQSQSPAANSESTASPPARPSSHNES; encoded by the coding sequence ATGGGCAGAATGCCCGTCCCGCGATTTGCTTCCACGTGGTCGCGTATCCAACAGCCCCTCCCCAAACCCGCAGCGCGCTGGAGCCGGCTCTTCGGGCTGGGTGTGCTAGTCGGCGTCCTGGGAGGACTCGCCGCCGCAGCATTTGAGTGGTCGCTCCATCAAGCGACACATTTCCTGATCGGTCGCGTCACGCACCTTGGCTCGCCAGACATCCTGCGTTTCGATTGGCGCGTCCTTGTCCTGCCGGCGGTCGGCGGCATGATCTCCGGCCTGCTCGTCAAGTGGTTCTGCCCCCAGAGCGCCCGCGGCCACGGCACCGATGCCCTGATCCGCGCGTTTCATCACCGCCAGGGTGCCCTCCCCCTTCGCGGTCCGGCCGTGAAGGCAGTCGCAAACGTCGCCGTGCTCTCCTGCGGCGGATCGACCGGTCCCGAAGGCCCTAACGCCGCACTGGGCGCGTCCATCGGGTCGGCCGTTGGCGGCGTCTTTCGTCTCGCGCCGCGCGAGCGACGGGCAATGCTGATCGCCGGGTGCGCAGCCGCTGTCGGCGCAATCTTTCGCTGCCCGCTCGGCGGGGCCTTATTCGCTACAAGCGTCTTGTATCAGGAGGAGGAGTTTGAATCCGACGCGATCGTGCCGTCGTTCGTCGCCTCCGTCCTGGGTTACTCCGTGTTCATGACGCTGTGGGGCGGCCTGGGCCAACCCGAGTATCTGATCCGCGGCGCCGACCAGCTTGCCTTCGGCTCAATCTATGATCTCTTTGCCTACGCCGTCCTCGGCCCGCTTTGCGGATTGGGCGCGATCCTCTTCACTCGGGCGCTGCGCCTCGTTGAAGACGGCGTCATGCCGCGTACAAAGATACCCATCTGGATTGCCCCGGCGGTCGGCGGGCTTGCCACGGGAGCCATTGCGTGCGTCTTTCCGCAGGTCATGGACGGCCGTTACGCCTTCATTCAGGGTGCCGTCGACGGACTGACCAGACCGGGTGTCAGCCCCGGCGCGTGGGCGGGCCTGCTGGCACTGATTGTCGTTTTCAAGTGCCTTGCGACCGCGACCACGGTCGGCAGCGGCGGGTCGGGCGGCGCACTGGGACCGTCCGTCTTCCTCGGTGGTGTGATCGGCGCCTTTCTCGGCGCGATGATCGACGCGGTCTACCCCGGCATGATGGGGCCGAACTCCGGCCTGCGCCCCGCCTTGATCGCCGTCGGCATGGGAGGCGTGCTCGCAGCCACGATGCGCACTCCGCTTGCGAGCATCGTGATGGTGACAGAGATGACCGGCAGCTTCGGTCTGATCGTGCCGCTGATGCTGGTGTGCGTCAGTGCGTACGTCATCGGCCGTAAGTGGGGGTTGAGCCGGGAGCAGGTGCGCACGAGCGTACAGTCGCCCGCCCACGCAGGAGATGCCCTCGTTCGCCTGCTCGAATCGTGGCGAGTTGACGACATCATGGATCGCGTCTGGCCCGAAACGATTGCCCCCACGGCGACGCTGCGCGCGCTCGTCAGCAAGCTGACACCCGGCACGCGGCCGGTGTTCGCCGTTGCCGAGAGCGGGCAATTGCTTGGCTTGATCTCAACAACCGACATCCTGCGAATCATGAATGAGCCGTCGCTGGCCGAGGCCGTCATCGCCTCGGACATGATGACGCGGCGACTGGCCACGGTGCAGCCGGACGATGACGTGTATTCGTCACTCGATGCGTTTCGCGGCAGCGATCACGATGTGTTGCCCGTGTTGAGCGCGGCCCCGGAGGGGCGGTGGGTCGGCATGTTGAGTCGGCGACGCGTGCTCGATGCCGTTCGCGATCACATGGCTGACGTGCAGCGGCTCATGATTCGCGAGCATGCCGGACTTCGCACGATGGAGGAGGATGCCCGGCTGGAGCAGCTTGGTCTGGGCATCGCACCCGCCCGAAGCGATCTGGTACAGCGATTGCCCGTGCCGACGGATGTCGTCGGTCGATCGCTCCGCGAGGCGGACTTTCGCCGAACGCACGGCGCCCAGGTCATCGCCATCGAGCACTCCGACGGCTCGCTGCAATGCCCGCCGAGCCTTGACGCGCCACTTCGGGCCGATCAGCGATTACTGGTCGTCGCGCAGTCACAATCCCCTGCCGCAAACAGCGAATCCACCGCGTCGCCTCCGGCACGCCCTTCCTCGCATAACGAATCATGA
- the pglF gene encoding UDP-N-acetyl-alpha-D-glucosamine C6 dehydratase has translation MYRRLMARHRGLISAGLHAALFALALFCAFGLYFNFKNLYLWFQPFYLPLLPIVVVIKMAVFGWQKLFRGSWRYVGMRDMLAVVKATNVSTFGFVVVFYLAENIHLQKFGTSMFLDQVISPDGKVVPTQFPPSMFILDWGATIAAICGARLAVRLYHEEIRPVSSAGFRRCLIVGAGDTGEALLREVLRMPVERYRVAGFLDDDVSKHGTQIHGVPVLGAIDQVGETCRNGQIDEILLAIPGAPQKRLRAIVEALQGLNVRFRTIPGMEQVIEGRVTFSQIRDVDIKDLLGREQVELDEAQLRESLRGQRVLVTGAGGSIGSEVCRQLLRFGPARLILVEQAENNLFEIDRELQTLAPSVPRMCYVADICDARRLEAVFAAERPAVVFHAAAHKHVPLMELNVGEAIKNNVLGTRTVADAALRHKVQRFVMISTDKAVNPTSVMGCTKRVAEMYIQQLATAGGARPAAAASTQFITVRFGNVLGSSGSVVPIFQRQIAAGGPVTVTDPAMTRYFMTIPEATQLVLQAGVMGNDGDIFVLDMGEPVKIVDLAREMITLSGLRPGEDIEIVFSGVRPGEKLYEELSVQGEDMAKTRHEKIYVWRNRREDWPRVCRLMEDLVRTADDLTHEQLRRQLGEIVAEYQPGPDAGTTGVAPNSRTSTSELSVGEHRMPRTAG, from the coding sequence ATGTATCGCCGCCTGATGGCGCGGCATCGCGGCCTCATCTCGGCCGGGTTGCATGCCGCGTTGTTCGCCCTGGCGTTGTTTTGCGCGTTCGGGTTGTATTTCAATTTCAAGAATCTTTACCTGTGGTTCCAGCCCTTTTATCTCCCGCTGCTGCCGATTGTCGTGGTCATCAAGATGGCGGTGTTCGGCTGGCAGAAGCTGTTTCGCGGATCGTGGCGGTACGTAGGGATGCGGGACATGCTGGCGGTGGTGAAAGCGACGAACGTCAGCACGTTCGGATTCGTGGTGGTCTTTTACCTTGCCGAGAACATTCACCTCCAGAAGTTTGGCACAAGCATGTTTCTGGATCAGGTGATCAGCCCGGATGGCAAGGTGGTCCCGACGCAATTTCCGCCGTCGATGTTTATTCTGGATTGGGGAGCGACGATCGCGGCGATTTGCGGGGCCCGACTAGCGGTGCGGTTGTATCACGAGGAGATTCGGCCGGTGTCGAGCGCCGGATTTCGGCGATGTTTGATCGTCGGTGCTGGGGACACGGGCGAGGCGTTGCTGCGCGAGGTGCTCCGGATGCCGGTGGAGCGATATCGCGTAGCAGGTTTCCTGGACGACGATGTTTCGAAGCACGGAACACAGATTCACGGCGTGCCAGTGCTGGGCGCGATCGACCAAGTGGGGGAGACTTGCCGGAACGGACAGATTGATGAAATCCTCCTGGCGATTCCCGGCGCGCCGCAGAAGCGGTTGCGCGCGATTGTGGAAGCATTGCAGGGCTTGAACGTTCGGTTTCGAACGATCCCCGGCATGGAGCAGGTCATCGAGGGCCGGGTGACGTTTTCGCAGATCCGCGACGTGGACATCAAGGACCTGCTCGGTCGCGAGCAGGTCGAGCTGGATGAAGCGCAGCTTCGCGAGTCGCTGCGTGGGCAGCGCGTTCTGGTGACCGGCGCGGGCGGCTCCATCGGGTCGGAAGTGTGCCGTCAGTTGCTGCGTTTCGGCCCGGCCCGGCTGATTCTCGTCGAGCAGGCGGAAAACAATCTTTTTGAAATCGACCGCGAATTGCAGACATTGGCGCCGAGCGTGCCGCGAATGTGCTACGTCGCCGACATCTGCGATGCGCGTCGACTGGAAGCCGTGTTTGCGGCGGAACGGCCGGCGGTGGTGTTTCATGCCGCGGCGCACAAGCACGTGCCGTTGATGGAGCTGAACGTCGGCGAAGCGATCAAAAACAACGTGCTGGGCACGCGCACGGTGGCCGATGCGGCGCTGCGCCACAAGGTCCAGCGCTTTGTCATGATCTCGACGGACAAGGCGGTGAATCCGACGAGCGTGATGGGTTGCACGAAACGCGTCGCGGAGATGTACATCCAGCAGCTTGCGACGGCCGGTGGGGCCCGCCCGGCGGCAGCGGCGAGCACCCAGTTTATCACCGTGCGGTTTGGCAATGTGCTCGGCTCGAGCGGGAGCGTTGTGCCGATTTTCCAGCGACAGATCGCGGCGGGGGGGCCGGTGACGGTGACCGATCCGGCAATGACGCGTTATTTCATGACGATTCCCGAGGCGACGCAGTTGGTCCTGCAGGCCGGCGTGATGGGCAACGACGGCGACATCTTCGTGCTGGACATGGGCGAGCCGGTGAAAATCGTCGATCTGGCGCGAGAAATGATCACCTTGAGCGGCCTGCGACCCGGCGAGGACATCGAGATCGTTTTTTCAGGAGTCCGTCCGGGCGAGAAGCTTTACGAGGAGTTGAGCGTGCAGGGCGAGGACATGGCCAAGACGCGCCACGAGAAAATCTATGTCTGGCGCAACCGCCGCGAAGACTGGCCGCGAGTCTGCCGGTTGATGGAAGACCTTGTTCGAACGGCCGACGACCTGACGCACGAGCAACTCCGCCGCCAGCTTGGTGAAATTGTCGCCGAGTATCAGCCTGGTCCCGACGCGGGCACCACCGGTGTGGCACCCAATTCCCGAACCTCCACCAGCGAGCTTTCGGTTGGCGAGCATCGAATGCCCAGAACCGCGGGCTGA
- the pleC gene encoding Non-motile and phage-resistance protein: protein MSRISVLSVSLASKCRMLFGGAVLMIIASALLVPWLRMRDLVHEKNITQARQAARLALARFEPGSGNWDYKQRLLKAWWPAGSVKHGIRCPVPRLIPLVDPRPDPADPLRSTSDPQPPPGCDPEMAGAIRALAADHSLAEVQLPIETISGNLLYRVVLPVRAVGTRYPSGTLIGVIDAEYPAGNARVDLWINLGLILMAGALAGMLAVLVFYLIVQKLILSPVRQLTRVADGVSQGDHSIRSAIATGDEFEELARAFNGMLGHLQTSENELKTINRSLDTRLGEVAERNVALFEANKIKSQFLANVSHELRTPLTSIIGFAELLREAASTEGGRTLRYSENIMSSGRMLLGIINDLLDLAKIEAGKLELHRASIDLVELGNNLIDFMRPLADKKNLKLAGRFDADLPLITSDAGRLQQILYNLLSNAVKFTPDQGQIELVIERDPERPTRPDSEPANDDTARVVEGGVRISVRDTGIGIPENELPRVFEKFWQIDDSMTREHSGTGLGLAISKELATILGGDIRVISKEGEGSTFTVILPITPPAETVTTRLHAVPLT, encoded by the coding sequence ATGTCCCGGATATCCGTCCTTTCTGTCTCACTGGCCTCCAAGTGCCGCATGCTCTTCGGCGGCGCGGTGCTGATGATTATCGCCTCGGCGCTCCTCGTGCCGTGGTTGCGAATGCGCGACCTGGTGCACGAGAAGAATATCACGCAGGCGCGGCAGGCGGCGCGGCTTGCCCTCGCACGCTTTGAGCCCGGAAGCGGCAACTGGGACTACAAGCAGCGTCTGCTCAAGGCGTGGTGGCCGGCAGGGAGCGTGAAGCACGGAATTCGCTGCCCCGTTCCCCGATTGATTCCGCTTGTGGACCCGCGGCCCGATCCGGCCGATCCGCTTCGCTCGACCTCCGATCCGCAGCCGCCGCCCGGGTGCGACCCCGAAATGGCCGGCGCCATCCGCGCGCTGGCAGCCGATCATTCTCTCGCTGAAGTGCAGCTCCCGATCGAGACCATCAGCGGCAATCTGCTCTATCGCGTCGTACTGCCGGTGCGCGCGGTGGGCACCCGGTACCCGTCGGGGACGCTGATCGGCGTGATCGATGCCGAATACCCCGCGGGCAACGCGCGCGTCGATCTCTGGATCAACCTCGGACTGATCCTCATGGCCGGCGCACTTGCGGGCATGCTCGCCGTGCTGGTGTTCTATCTCATTGTTCAGAAACTCATTCTCTCTCCGGTGCGGCAGCTCACGCGGGTGGCCGATGGCGTCTCGCAAGGCGATCACAGCATTCGCAGCGCCATCGCGACGGGTGATGAGTTTGAGGAGCTGGCCCGCGCCTTCAACGGCATGTTGGGCCACTTGCAGACCTCGGAGAACGAACTCAAGACCATCAATCGCAGCCTCGACACGCGACTTGGCGAAGTCGCCGAGCGCAACGTCGCGCTCTTTGAGGCCAACAAAATCAAGAGCCAGTTCCTCGCCAACGTCAGCCACGAACTGCGAACCCCGCTCACGTCGATCATCGGCTTCGCTGAACTGCTGCGCGAAGCCGCCAGCACCGAGGGCGGCCGGACCCTGCGCTACTCCGAGAACATCATGTCCAGCGGGCGCATGCTGCTGGGAATCATCAACGACCTGCTCGACCTCGCAAAGATCGAAGCGGGCAAGCTGGAACTCCATCGCGCGTCGATCGACCTGGTCGAACTGGGCAACAACCTGATCGACTTCATGAGGCCGCTGGCGGACAAGAAGAACTTGAAACTGGCGGGGCGCTTCGACGCCGACTTGCCGCTTATCACGTCTGACGCGGGACGGTTGCAGCAGATTTTATACAACTTACTGTCAAATGCCGTGAAGTTTACGCCGGATCAGGGGCAGATTGAGCTGGTCATCGAGCGTGACCCGGAGAGGCCGACGCGCCCGGACTCGGAGCCGGCCAATGACGACACGGCGCGCGTGGTCGAGGGCGGCGTGCGAATCAGCGTCCGCGATACCGGCATCGGCATCCCGGAAAACGAACTGCCGCGCGTCTTCGAAAAGTTCTGGCAGATCGACGACTCCATGACACGCGAACACAGCGGCACGGGGCTGGGGCTGGCCATCAGCAAGGAACTGGCGACGATCCTCGGGGGAGACATCCGCGTCATCAGCAAAGAGGGCGAAGGCTCGACGTTCACCGTGATTCTGCCGATCACCCCCCCTGCCGAAACGGTCACAACCCGACTTCATGCCGTGCCCCTGACATAG
- a CDS encoding putative aromatic acid decarboxylase, whose product MKRIVLAVTGASGAPYARRLLECLTRGGAEVHFIVSPHGRQLFADEMGIAQPTPETLVGRELAERVVSYSYRDIGARIASGSFLTDAMVICPCSSNTLGDVASGTGANLISRAAAVHLKESRRLILVPREMPVSQIELENMMRVSRAGGVLCPACPGFYMLPQTVQDVVDFVVGKLCDLVGVPHSLNTRWDPSQRGDGATADALRTEP is encoded by the coding sequence ATGAAACGAATCGTCCTCGCGGTGACCGGCGCCAGCGGCGCGCCGTATGCTCGGCGGCTGCTGGAGTGTCTGACGCGTGGCGGCGCCGAGGTGCATTTCATCGTGTCGCCGCATGGTCGTCAGCTCTTCGCGGATGAGATGGGCATCGCGCAGCCGACGCCCGAGACGCTTGTGGGCCGAGAGCTGGCGGAGCGGGTTGTCAGTTATTCGTATCGGGACATCGGCGCGCGGATCGCATCGGGGAGTTTCCTGACGGATGCAATGGTGATCTGCCCGTGCAGCAGCAACACGCTGGGCGACGTGGCTTCGGGCACGGGTGCGAACCTGATTTCGCGCGCCGCGGCGGTGCACTTGAAGGAGTCGCGCCGGTTGATCCTCGTTCCACGCGAGATGCCGGTGTCGCAGATCGAACTGGAGAACATGATGCGCGTTTCCCGCGCCGGCGGCGTCCTGTGTCCGGCGTGTCCGGGGTTCTACATGCTGCCGCAGACGGTGCAGGACGTCGTGGACTTCGTCGTGGGCAAGTTGTGTGACCTGGTCGGTGTCCCGCACTCGCTGAACACGCGCTGGGATCCGTCGCAGCGCGGCGATGGAGCGACCGCCGACGCGCTGCGGACCGAGCCTTAG